From one Bacteroides eggerthii genomic stretch:
- the efp gene encoding elongation factor P, with the protein MINAQDIKIGTCIRMDGKLYFCIDFLHVKPGKGNTFMRTKLKDVVNGYVLERRFNIGEKLEDVRVERRPHQYLYHDGDNYQFMNQETFDQIPIAHDLINGVDFLLEGMIVDVVSDASTETVLYADVPVKVQMKITYTEPGLKGDTATNTLKPATVESGATVRVPLFINEGETIEIDTRDGSYVGRVKA; encoded by the coding sequence TGATTAATGCCCAAGACATTAAAATCGGAACTTGCATCCGCATGGACGGCAAGCTCTATTTCTGCATTGACTTCCTGCATGTAAAGCCGGGAAAAGGTAATACTTTCATGCGTACCAAGCTGAAAGATGTAGTCAACGGCTACGTTCTGGAACGTCGTTTCAACATCGGTGAAAAGCTGGAAGACGTACGTGTAGAACGCCGTCCGCACCAATACCTCTATCATGACGGTGACAACTACCAGTTCATGAACCAGGAAACTTTCGACCAAATTCCTATCGCCCACGACTTGATCAACGGTGTGGACTTCCTGCTGGAAGGAATGATTGTGGATGTTGTATCCGACGCCTCTACCGAGACAGTTCTGTACGCTGACGTACCTGTGAAGGTTCAGATGAAGATTACTTACACCGAACCGGGCTTGAAAGGCGACACAGCTACCAACACCCTGAAACCTGCAACAGTAGAATCTGGTGCAACCGTACGTGTACCGTTGTTCATCAACGAAGGTGAAACCATCGAAATCGACACTCGCGACGGTTCATACGTAGGCCGCGTAAAAGCATAA
- a CDS encoding iron-sulfur cluster assembly protein, whose product MTKFEIEEKIVAMLKTVFDPEIPVNVYDLGLIYKIDVSDSGETVIDMTLTAPNCPAADFIMEDVRQKVESIDGVESATVNLVFEPEWDKDMMSEEAKLELGFL is encoded by the coding sequence ATGACCAAATTTGAAATAGAAGAAAAAATCGTAGCCATGCTGAAAACCGTATTCGACCCGGAGATTCCGGTGAACGTATACGACTTAGGGCTAATCTATAAAATAGACGTTTCCGACAGCGGTGAGACAGTCATCGACATGACCCTGACAGCCCCCAACTGCCCTGCGGCAGACTTCATCATGGAAGACGTCCGCCAGAAAGTAGAATCGATAGACGGAGTGGAATCCGCTACCGTCAACCTGGTGTTCGAACCCGAATGGGACAAAGACATGATGAGTGAAGAAGCGAAACTGGAACTGGGCTTTCTCTAA
- the radC gene encoding RadC family protein translates to MKKLTINQWAIEDRPREKMMLKGAEALSDAELLAILIGSGNTEESAVTLMQRTLACCNNDLNRLGKWEVHDFSRFKGLGPAKSITIMAALELGKRRKLQEHPEHTVIRSSNDIYEIFHPLLCDLTIEEFWVLLLNQATHVIDKVRISRGGIDQTSADVRSVLREALLQRATQIALVHNHPSGNPHPSDDDRRLTQLIQKGAQTMNIRMIDHVIITDGLYYSFNDEGML, encoded by the coding sequence ATGAAGAAATTAACAATCAACCAGTGGGCAATAGAAGACCGCCCGCGGGAGAAAATGATGCTAAAAGGCGCAGAAGCCCTTAGCGATGCAGAACTGCTGGCAATACTTATCGGTTCCGGAAACACCGAAGAGAGCGCCGTTACACTGATGCAGCGGACACTTGCCTGCTGCAACAATGACCTGAACCGGTTAGGGAAATGGGAAGTGCACGATTTCTCCCGTTTCAAAGGGCTTGGACCCGCCAAAAGCATAACCATCATGGCAGCCCTTGAACTGGGAAAACGCAGAAAACTGCAAGAACATCCGGAACACACCGTCATACGTTCGTCCAATGATATTTATGAAATTTTCCACCCGTTGCTGTGCGACCTCACCATCGAAGAATTCTGGGTACTTCTGCTCAACCAGGCAACCCATGTCATAGATAAGGTACGCATCAGCCGGGGCGGCATCGACCAAACCAGCGCCGACGTAAGAAGCGTTTTGCGCGAAGCGTTGCTGCAACGCGCCACACAGATTGCACTGGTGCACAACCACCCTTCGGGAAACCCGCACCCCAGCGACGACGACCGCCGGCTAACGCAACTCATACAGAAAGGCGCACAGACCATGAACATCCGTATGATTGACCACGTTATAATTACAGACGGACTATATTACAGTTTCAATGACGAAGGTATGCTGTAA
- a CDS encoding glycosyltransferase, giving the protein MRYSVIIPVYNRPDEVDELLQSLTRQSFKDFEVIIVEDGSSVPCKNVADRYQDILNIRYYSKPNSGPGQTRNYGAERSRGEYLIILDSDCILPEDYFQEVEKELQETPADAFGGPDRAHASFTDVQKAINYSMTSFFTTGGIRGGKKKMDKFYPRSFNMGVRREVYEALGGFSRMRFGEDIDFSIRIFKGGYRCRLFPGAWVYHKRRTDLKKFFKQVHNSGIARINLYKKHPDSLKIVHLLPATFTLGVVVLLASAPFCLYSLLPVALYALLVCTDSAIQNKSLRIGLYSIAASFIQLIGYGTGFWRAWWNRCILGKDEFEAFKKNFYK; this is encoded by the coding sequence ATGCGATATTCCGTTATCATTCCCGTATACAACCGCCCCGACGAGGTGGACGAGCTTTTGCAAAGCCTGACCCGGCAAAGTTTCAAGGATTTCGAAGTCATCATCGTAGAAGACGGCTCTTCCGTTCCCTGCAAAAATGTCGCAGACCGTTATCAGGACATTCTGAACATCCGCTACTACTCCAAGCCCAATTCCGGCCCGGGGCAAACACGCAATTATGGCGCAGAACGCAGCCGGGGAGAATACCTGATAATACTGGACTCCGACTGCATCCTTCCCGAAGATTACTTTCAGGAAGTGGAAAAAGAATTACAGGAAACTCCTGCCGACGCCTTTGGCGGACCCGACCGCGCACATGCCTCTTTTACCGATGTGCAAAAAGCCATCAACTACTCCATGACTTCATTCTTCACCACCGGCGGTATTCGCGGCGGGAAAAAGAAAATGGACAAGTTCTATCCGAGAAGCTTCAATATGGGAGTACGCCGCGAGGTCTACGAAGCACTCGGCGGCTTCTCCCGGATGCGTTTTGGAGAAGACATAGATTTCAGCATCCGCATCTTCAAAGGCGGATACAGGTGCAGGCTGTTTCCCGGAGCATGGGTATATCACAAACGACGGACGGACCTGAAGAAATTCTTCAAGCAAGTGCACAATTCCGGCATTGCCCGCATCAACCTCTACAAGAAACATCCCGACTCCTTGAAAATCGTGCATCTGCTGCCCGCCACATTCACTCTGGGAGTAGTGGTGCTACTGGCAAGCGCACCTTTTTGCCTATACAGCCTCCTACCGGTTGCGCTATATGCACTGCTCGTCTGCACAGACTCCGCCATTCAAAACAAGAGCCTGCGCATCGGCCTTTATTCCATTGCCGCATCCTTCATCCAGCTCATCGGATATGGAACCGGATTCTGGAGAGCCTGGTGGAACCGCTGCATACTCGGCAAAGATGAGTTCGAAGCATTCAAAAAGAACTTTTACAAGTGA